One genomic segment of Centropristis striata isolate RG_2023a ecotype Rhode Island chromosome 13, C.striata_1.0, whole genome shotgun sequence includes these proteins:
- the si:ch211-76l23.4 gene encoding uncharacterized protein si:ch211-76l23.4, with protein MRGVANLTQILDNWRFDILSQMRGLLQNDHQSLLPDYARIQPLSEALDDLYKEFNALKAHLGDLTEKFSAIETFIDEFKANNANAGPAPVPAAPPVPRQAGRRLVKKKATAS; from the exons ATGCGCGGCGTGGCCAACCTGACTCAGATTCTGGACAACTGGAGGTTCGACATCCTGAGCCAGATGAGAGGGCTCCTGCAGAATGACCACCAGTCTCTGCTGCCCGACTACGCCAG GATCCAGCCGCTGTCTGAGGCTTTAGATGACCTCTATAAGGAGTTCAACGCCCTCAAAGCTCATCTGGGCGACCTGACCGAGAAGTTCTCCGCCATAGAAACTTTCATTGACGAGTTCAAGGCCAACAACGCCAACGCCGGCCCGGCCCCCGTCCCAGCCGCGCCCCCCGTCCCCAGGCAGGCTGGGAGGAGGCTAGTGAAGAAGAAGGCCACCGCGTCCTAA
- the ift70 gene encoding intraflagellar transport protein 70A isoform X2, protein MTAIKDGEYTATIYKLIKDGQYVEAIHILNGQLQKHTKSRAALSLLGYCYYHIQDFTNSAECYEQLTQLHPEVEEYKVYYAQSLYKAGAYPEATKASFVLDNPSSHLKMVKLQACIKYCEEDYSAAKSLLEQLPQEDPDYVYNMGCLLYQDGKYEEACKKFMSAMQVLGYVPALSYNISLCYYSLKNYAQALKYIGEIIERGIREHPELSVGMTTEGIDVHSVGNTLVLHQTALIEAFNLKAAIEYQLKNLKGAQEALTDMPPRSEEELDPVTLHNQALVNMDTKPSEGFEKLAFLLQQPSFPPVTFGNLLLLYCKHEYFDLAADVLAENAHLTYKFLSPYMYEFLDALLTCQTAPEEAFRKFDEMNGKLTEQLRKLAKQLQEARLARDDEVQKKALQDYDLMQEKYIVVLMAQAKIYWNRENFQMVEKIFRKSVEVCNEDDTWKLNVAHVLFMQNKYKEAIGFYEPIVKKHYDNVEQCNIQECPCKCKPSVKTETKQLCTDSSAVSSHLCMIPTSMILCCCCFFCLFVCLQWCSYHSLAYGDFYFCPI, encoded by the exons ATGACAGCCATAAAAGACGGAGAGTACACGGCTACAATCTACAAACTG atTAAAGATGGCCAGTATGTGGAAGCAATTCACATCCTCAACGGCCAactgcaaaaacacaccaag TCCAGGGCGGCACTGTCGCTGTTGGGTTACTGCTACTACCATATCCAGGATTTCACCAACTCTGCAGAGTGCTACGAGCAGCTCACCCAGCTGCACCCGGAGGTGGAGGAGTACAAGGTGTACTACGCTCAGTCCCTTTACAAAGCTGGTGCTTATCCTGAGGCCACAAAGGCCTCCTTCGTGCTCGACAACCCCAGCAGTCATCTCAAG ATGGTCAAGCTGCAGGCTTGTATCAAATATTGTGAGGAAGATTACTCTGCTGCCAAG tcgCTGCTGGAGCAGCTGCCCCAGGAAGACCCAGACTACGTCTACAACATGGGCTGTTTGCTTTACCAGGATGGCAAGTATGAGGAGGCCTGCAAGAAGTTCATGTCTGCCATGCAAGTGCTGGGATACGTGCCAG CGCTGTCATACAACATCTCCCTGTGTTACTACAGCCTGAAGAACTACGCTCAGGCCCTGAAATACATTGGGGAGATCATCGAGCGAGGCATCAGGGAACATCCAG AGCTGAGCGTCGGGATGACGACTGAGGGCATCGATGTTCACAGCGTGGGCAACACGCTGGTGCTGCACCAGACAGCCCTGATCGAAGCCTTCAACCTCAAAGCTGCCATTGAGTACCAGCTGAAGAACT TAAAAGGAGCTCAGGAGGCTTTGACAGACATGCCTCCCCGATCAGAGGAG gaGCTGGACCCAGTGACACTCCACAACCAGGCTCTGGTGAACATGGACACGAAGCCGTCGGAGGGTTTTGAGAAGCTGgccttcctgctgcagcagccctCCTTCCCCCCCGTCACCTTTGgaaacctgctgctgctctacTGCAAACACGAG tactTTGACCTGGCAGCTGACGTCCTGGCAGAGAACGCACATCTCACTTACAAGTTCCTCTCACCT TACATGTATGAGTTTCTTGATGCCTTGTTGACCTGCCAGACAGCACCAGAGGAG GCTTTTAGGAAGTTTGACGAGATGAACGGCAAACTGACAGAGCAATTACGCAAGCTGGCCAAGCAG CTGCAGGAAGCCAGGCTGGCTCGAGACGATGAAGTCCAGAAGAAAGCTCTGCAGGACTACGACCTGATGCAGGAGAA GTACATCGTGGTCCTGATGGCTCAAGCCAAGATCTACTGGAACCGGGAGAACTTCCAGATGGTGGAGAAGATTTTCCGTAAGTCTGTGGAGGTCTGTAACGAGGACGACACCTGGAAGCTGAACGTCGCCCACGTGCTCTTCATGCAGAACAAGTACAAGGAGGCCATCGGCTTCTACGAGCCCATCGTCAAGAAGCACTACGATAAC GTGGAGCAGTGTAACATTCAGGAGTGTCCCTGCAAGTGCAAACCTTCGGTAAAAACAGAGACCAAACAGCTCTGTACTGATTCCTCTGCAGTGTCTTCACATCTGTGCATGATTCCTACCTCGATGATTttatgctgctgctgttttttttgtttgtttgtttgtttgcagtggTGTTCCTATCATTCTCTGGCATATGGAGATTTTTACTTTTGTCCAATTTGA
- the ift70 gene encoding intraflagellar transport protein 70A isoform X1: protein MTAIKDGEYTATIYKLIKDGQYVEAIHILNGQLQKHTKSRAALSLLGYCYYHIQDFTNSAECYEQLTQLHPEVEEYKVYYAQSLYKAGAYPEATKASFVLDNPSSHLKMVKLQACIKYCEEDYSAAKSLLEQLPQEDPDYVYNMGCLLYQDGKYEEACKKFMSAMQVLGYVPALSYNISLCYYSLKNYAQALKYIGEIIERGIREHPELSVGMTTEGIDVHSVGNTLVLHQTALIEAFNLKAAIEYQLKNLKGAQEALTDMPPRSEEELDPVTLHNQALVNMDTKPSEGFEKLAFLLQQPSFPPVTFGNLLLLYCKHEYFDLAADVLAENAHLTYKFLSPYMYEFLDALLTCQTAPEEAFRKFDEMNGKLTEQLRKLAKQLQEARLARDDEVQKKALQDYDLMQEKYIVVLMAQAKIYWNRENFQMVEKIFRKSVEVCNEDDTWKLNVAHVLFMQNKYKEAIGFYEPIVKKHYDNILNVSAVVLANLCVSYILTSQNEEAEELMRKIEKEEEQISYDDPDKKVFHLCIVNLVIGTLYCAKGNYDFGISRVIKSLEPYNKKLGTDTWFYAKRCFLSLLENMSKHMVMLRDAVVQECIQFLEHCEAYGSEVTAIIEQPLEETRTHIGKNTVTYEARLLKALFYEVIGWNK, encoded by the exons ATGACAGCCATAAAAGACGGAGAGTACACGGCTACAATCTACAAACTG atTAAAGATGGCCAGTATGTGGAAGCAATTCACATCCTCAACGGCCAactgcaaaaacacaccaag TCCAGGGCGGCACTGTCGCTGTTGGGTTACTGCTACTACCATATCCAGGATTTCACCAACTCTGCAGAGTGCTACGAGCAGCTCACCCAGCTGCACCCGGAGGTGGAGGAGTACAAGGTGTACTACGCTCAGTCCCTTTACAAAGCTGGTGCTTATCCTGAGGCCACAAAGGCCTCCTTCGTGCTCGACAACCCCAGCAGTCATCTCAAG ATGGTCAAGCTGCAGGCTTGTATCAAATATTGTGAGGAAGATTACTCTGCTGCCAAG tcgCTGCTGGAGCAGCTGCCCCAGGAAGACCCAGACTACGTCTACAACATGGGCTGTTTGCTTTACCAGGATGGCAAGTATGAGGAGGCCTGCAAGAAGTTCATGTCTGCCATGCAAGTGCTGGGATACGTGCCAG CGCTGTCATACAACATCTCCCTGTGTTACTACAGCCTGAAGAACTACGCTCAGGCCCTGAAATACATTGGGGAGATCATCGAGCGAGGCATCAGGGAACATCCAG AGCTGAGCGTCGGGATGACGACTGAGGGCATCGATGTTCACAGCGTGGGCAACACGCTGGTGCTGCACCAGACAGCCCTGATCGAAGCCTTCAACCTCAAAGCTGCCATTGAGTACCAGCTGAAGAACT TAAAAGGAGCTCAGGAGGCTTTGACAGACATGCCTCCCCGATCAGAGGAG gaGCTGGACCCAGTGACACTCCACAACCAGGCTCTGGTGAACATGGACACGAAGCCGTCGGAGGGTTTTGAGAAGCTGgccttcctgctgcagcagccctCCTTCCCCCCCGTCACCTTTGgaaacctgctgctgctctacTGCAAACACGAG tactTTGACCTGGCAGCTGACGTCCTGGCAGAGAACGCACATCTCACTTACAAGTTCCTCTCACCT TACATGTATGAGTTTCTTGATGCCTTGTTGACCTGCCAGACAGCACCAGAGGAG GCTTTTAGGAAGTTTGACGAGATGAACGGCAAACTGACAGAGCAATTACGCAAGCTGGCCAAGCAG CTGCAGGAAGCCAGGCTGGCTCGAGACGATGAAGTCCAGAAGAAAGCTCTGCAGGACTACGACCTGATGCAGGAGAA GTACATCGTGGTCCTGATGGCTCAAGCCAAGATCTACTGGAACCGGGAGAACTTCCAGATGGTGGAGAAGATTTTCCGTAAGTCTGTGGAGGTCTGTAACGAGGACGACACCTGGAAGCTGAACGTCGCCCACGTGCTCTTCATGCAGAACAAGTACAAGGAGGCCATCGGCTTCTACGAGCCCATCGTCAAGAAGCACTACGATAAC ATCCTGAATGTGAGCGCTGTGGTCCTGGCCAACCTGTGTGTGTCCTACATCCTGACCAGCCAGAATGAGGAG GCTGAAGAGCTGATGAGGAAGAtcgagaaagaagaggagcagatTTCTTACGACGACCCCGACAAGAAAGTCTTCCACCTCTGCATCGTGAACCTGGTCATTGG GACACTGTACTGCGCAAAGGGAAACTACGACTTTGGCATCTCTCGAGTCATCAAGAGCCTGGAGCCGTACAACAAGAAG ctGGGGACGGACACATGGTTCTACGCCAAGCGCTGTTTCCTCTCCCTGCTGGAGAACATGTCCAAACACATGGTCATGCTGAGGGATGCTGTGGTACAGGAGTGTATCCAGTTCCTGGAGCACTGCGAGG CGTACGGCTCAGAGGTCACCGCCATCATCGAGCAGCCACTGGAGGAGACCCGCACTCACATCGGTAAGAACACTGTCACCTACGAGGCTCGGCTGCTCAAGGCGCTTTTCTACGAGGTCATCGGCTGGAATAAGTGA